The proteins below are encoded in one region of Chloroflexota bacterium:
- a CDS encoding LysM peptidoglycan-binding domain-containing protein, which produces MAKDESPQDIISAYRKKQQRANRTPTLIFVAAGLLLVVGAGLLIFWLTGAGMPEISLAGLFASKTPTPSVTPTPTEVPPTATPTETPTVEPPTNTPEPSLTPTRSGAVIYVVEDGDTLYGIAEKFEMDYLVLVEANRERLGLDPANPIIKVGDELLIPPPGTELPTPTPLPDYLPPGSRVEYTVQPGDNLGLIAEKFNSTVDDIIERNDELAENPNDLYVGQVLVVRVNLVTPAPTAAEGEDTTPEVTPGSVSTLTPTP; this is translated from the coding sequence ATGGCTAAAGACGAATCGCCCCAAGATATTATCTCGGCCTATCGCAAGAAGCAACAACGGGCCAATCGCACCCCGACATTGATTTTTGTTGCCGCGGGTTTATTGTTGGTCGTCGGCGCGGGTTTGTTGATTTTCTGGTTAACTGGGGCAGGGATGCCCGAGATTAGCCTGGCGGGCTTGTTCGCTTCAAAGACGCCCACCCCCTCGGTCACGCCGACCCCCACCGAGGTCCCGCCGACCGCTACCCCAACCGAAACTCCCACCGTGGAACCTCCCACGAATACGCCTGAACCCAGCCTCACGCCGACGCGCTCCGGCGCGGTGATCTACGTGGTGGAAGATGGAGATACGCTCTATGGCATCGCCGAGAAATTTGAAATGGATTATCTGGTGCTGGTGGAGGCTAACCGCGAACGCCTGGGGCTTGATCCGGCGAATCCGATTATCAAAGTGGGCGATGAATTACTTATCCCGCCGCCCGGCACCGAATTGCCCACCCCTACCCCGTTGCCCGATTATTTACCGCCAGGATCACGCGTGGAGTATACCGTTCAGCCGGGTGATAATTTGGGCCTGATCGCCGAGAAGTTCAATAGCACGGTGGATGATATTATCGAGCGCAACGACGAACTGGCAGAAAACCCCAACGATTTGTATGTGGGGCAGGTGTTGGTGGTGCGGGTCAATCTGGTGACTCCGGCGCCCACGGCTGCAGAAGGTGAGGACACCACACCCGAGGTCACGCCGGGCAGTGTTTCCACGCTGACACCCACGCCGTAA
- a CDS encoding MFS transporter yields MKSSLRFQIILFAIIRLVFNTIYRMVYPFLAVFSRGLGVDLMTLSLAMTNRSLVGMLGAFLATISDRWGRKTGMLFGIILFVIGAGVLAIWPSYPGFVVMLILTTLGKYGFDPAMQAYLGDRIPYERRGLALSATELGWSLSFFIGIPLVSLLIDRQGWQSPFVWLALAGISAGVVLVWLIPHDPAPEGNPPKLLSNFGQVLRSPLALAALSVGISATVANEVINLIFGVWMEASFDLKVLALGGTAAVIGVAEFIAEILVGALADRFGKARAIAIGLIANSIAALAFPLLGGTLPGALISLFLFFITFEFMLVSSIPMMTEIMPGARATLMAFNVAGLSLGRAIGAFIAPSLFDWGIAASAGAAILFNLLALGALRKVRRQIS; encoded by the coding sequence ATGAAATCATCGCTACGCTTCCAAATCATCCTCTTCGCCATCATCCGATTGGTCTTTAACACCATCTATCGCATGGTGTATCCTTTCCTGGCGGTCTTCAGCCGCGGCCTGGGGGTAGACTTAATGACTCTCTCGCTGGCAATGACCAATCGCTCGCTGGTCGGTATGTTGGGCGCGTTCCTGGCGACCATTTCTGACCGTTGGGGGCGCAAAACCGGAATGCTGTTCGGGATCATACTTTTCGTCATCGGGGCGGGCGTGCTGGCAATCTGGCCTTCGTACCCTGGCTTTGTCGTCATGCTTATCCTCACCACGCTTGGCAAATACGGTTTCGACCCTGCCATGCAGGCCTACCTCGGCGACCGCATCCCCTACGAGCGCCGCGGCCTGGCGCTCTCTGCGACCGAATTGGGCTGGTCGTTGAGCTTTTTTATCGGGATTCCCTTAGTCAGCCTGCTGATTGATCGTCAGGGATGGCAGTCGCCTTTTGTCTGGTTGGCTCTGGCAGGGATCAGCGCGGGGGTGGTGTTGGTCTGGCTCATTCCGCATGATCCTGCTCCCGAGGGGAATCCACCGAAACTGCTGAGCAATTTTGGGCAAGTGCTGCGCTCGCCATTGGCGTTAGCGGCTCTCAGTGTGGGCATTTCAGCGACTGTTGCCAACGAAGTCATCAACCTGATCTTCGGCGTGTGGATGGAAGCCTCCTTCGATTTGAAGGTCCTCGCCCTGGGCGGGACGGCTGCCGTGATTGGTGTGGCTGAATTCATCGCCGAGATATTGGTCGGCGCGCTGGCAGATCGCTTCGGCAAGGCGCGCGCCATTGCCATCGGGCTGATCGCCAACAGCATCGCCGCACTGGCTTTTCCCCTGCTCGGCGGGACTTTGCCCGGGGCGCTGATCAGCCTGTTTTTATTTTTCATCACCTTCGAGTTTATGCTCGTCAGCAGCATCCCCATGATGACCGAGATCATGCCCGGCGCGCGCGCCACCCTGATGGCTTTCAACGTCGCCGGGCTTTCTTTGGGCCGCGCCATCGGAGCCTTTATCGCGCCATCTCTCTTTGACTGGGGGATCGCAGCCAGCGCCGGGGCGGCCATTCTCTTTAATTTGCTGGCATTGGGTGCCTTGCGCAAAGTCCGTCGGCAAATTTCGTAG